A stretch of Lactuca sativa cultivar Salinas chromosome 6, Lsat_Salinas_v11, whole genome shotgun sequence DNA encodes these proteins:
- the LOC111900439 gene encoding zinc finger BED domain-containing protein RICESLEEPER 3-like: MEQQADSSKTNNPKDNNHGVNKSNLSTPAANDSMTQNETPNDDVHELESVGRKRRQRSVVWNHFKKMKVNGIEKAECKYCKKKLGGSSKNGTRHLHDHFKVCIRRPFQDIRQHILVGERKKVDGSSSYLSNYTFNADNSRRDLAEMIIIHEYPLSIVEHHGFRKFVGNLQPLFKVRCRNTIKGDIMSIYDFEKQKTLKLLDKNTSRVAVTTDMWTASNQKKGFMVITAHFIDQNWNMQSRIMRFIYVPCPHTSDVLADVLYDSLCDWNLDRKLSTITVDNCTTNDLIINILLEKLPLSSLIQKGRLFHMRCCAHILNLIVQDGLDIIRDEIERIRDSVAFWTATPKRQQRFEETTHNLEIPFAKKLSLDCKTRWNSTFLMLSAAIAYKEVFKKLKQRESQYKCLPSEHDWELAKEICDRLQLFYEVTVMFSGTKYPTTNVFFPYICEIRYSLVDWACSSNEVIKQMATKMLQKFDKYWSVIHGIMGMAAVLDPRYKLKFVELLFPVLYGKEKSESEIEKLKELVYSLFQEYESSSPSTRTSYEGVGCSSFTSGPSVGHRVEFKKLFSSIASIASQHDDTGITTELDNYLKEKLLPKDVDLDLLAWWKTNGFKYPTLQRIAKDILAIPISTVASESAFSTGGRLVSPHRSRLHAKTLEALMCAQSWLLNEIRETCSGESEAYCRTVEYDYDVEEENKESEI; encoded by the exons ATGGAACAACAGGCTGATAGCTCTAAGACAAATAATCCCAAAGATAACAACCATGGAGTTAATAAGTCTAATCTATCAACACCTGCTGCAAATGATTCTATGACACAGAATGAAACTCCTAATGATGATGTACATGAACTTGAGTCAGTAGGTAGGAAGAGGAGACAAAGGTCAGTTGTCTGGAATCACTTTAAGAAGATGAAAGTGAATGGAATAGAAAAAGCGGAGTGCAAGTATTGCAAAAAGAAGTTGGGAGGGTCTAGTAAAAATGGTACAAGGCATTTACATGATCATTTTAAAGTTTGTATAAGACGACCCTTTCAAGATATACGCCAACATATTCTTGTGGGAGAACGAAAAAAGGTCGATGGTAGTTCATCATATCTCTCCAACTACACATTTAATGCAGATAATTCAAGGAGAGATCTTGCAGAGATGATCATTATTCATGAATATCCACTTTCAATAGTAGAGCATCACGGCTTTCGGAAGTTCGTAGGAAATCTCCAACCTTTGTTTAAAGTTCGTTGTCGGAATACCATTAAAGGCGATATAATGAGTATTTATGATTTTGAAAAGCAAAAGACATTGAAGTTGTTAGACAAGAACACTAGTAGGGTAGCAGTTACAACCGATATGTGGACGGCGAGCAACCAAAAGAAAGGATTTATGGTGATAACTGCTCACTTTATTGATCAAAATTGGAATATGCAAAGTCGAATTATGAG GTTTATTTATGTGCCTTGTCCGCATACATCCGATGTTCTTGCTGATGTGCTATATGACAGTTTGTGTGATTGGAATCTTGATAGAAAGTTGTCCACAATAACTGTTGATAACTGCACCACAAATGATTTAATTATTAACATATTGTTGGAGAAACTTCCTTTGAGTTCACTTATTCAAAAGGGTAGGTTGTTTCATATGCGATGTTGTGCGCATATTTTGAACTTAATTGTTCAAGACGGTTTAGATATCATTAGGGATGAGATTGAAAGGATTAGAGATAGTGTGGCATTTTGGACCGCAACACCAAAAAGGCAGCAAAGATTTGAGGAAACAACTCACAACTTGGAAATACCATTTGCAAAAAAATTATCACTTGATTGTAAGACTAGGTGGAACTCTACTTTTTTAATGCTCAGTGCTGCTATAGCTTACAAGGAAGTCTTCAAGAAGTTAAAACAACGAGAATCACAATATAAGTGTTTGCCAAGTGAGCATGATTGGGAGTTGGCCAAAGAAATTTGTGATAGATTGCAATTATTTTACGAG GTAACTGTAATGTTTTCGGGTACAAAATATCCTACAACAAATGTCTTTTTTCCATATATATGTGAAATTAGATATTCTTTGGTTGATTGGGCGTGTTCTTCTAACGAAGTTATTAAGCAGATGGCTACTAAGATGCTTCAAAAATTTGATAAGTATTGGTCTGTTATACATGGGATTATGGGGATGGCAGCGGTTTTAGATCCTCGGTATAAACTAAAATTTGTTGAGTTGCTTTTTCCGGTGCTTTATGGAAAAGAGAAGTCAGAGAGTGAAATTGAAAAACTTAAAGAACTGGTCTATAGTTTGTTTCAAGAGTATGAATCTAGTTCTCCTAGTACTAGAACTAGTTATGAGGGTGTTGGGTGTTCATCTTTCACTTCAGGGCCTTCGGTTGGTCATCGAGTTGAATTTAAGAAACTTTTCTCGAGTATTGCTTCGATTGCTAGCCAACATGATGATACTGGCATTACAACAGAGTTGGATAATTATTTGAAAGAGAAACTTTTGCCAAAAGATGTGGACCTTGATTTGTTAGCTTGGTGGAAAACAAACGGGTTTAAGTACCCAACACTACAAAGAATAGCAAAAGATATTTTAGCAATTCCTATTTCTACTGTTGCATCAGAATCTGCATTCAGCACCGGTGGAAGATTGGTAAGCCCTCATCGTAGTCGACTACACGCAAAGACGTTGGAGGCATTGATGTGTGCTCAAAGTTGGCTCTTGAATGAAATACGAG AAACTTGTTCGGGTGAGTCAGAAGCTTATTGTCGCACTGTTGAGTATGATTATGATGTAGAAGAG GAAAACAAAGAAAGTGAGATTTAG
- the LOC111900426 gene encoding bifunctional dTDP-4-dehydrorhamnose 3,5-epimerase/dTDP-4-dehydrorhamnose reductase — protein sequence MGSQSNGSSAKPLKFLIYGKTGWIGGLLGKLCQSQGIDYSYGSGRLESRDTLIADVNTVNPTHVFNAAGVTGRPNVDWCESHKVETIRANVVGTLTLADVCREKGLILINYATGCIFEYDSKHPLGSGIGFKEEDSANFVGSFYSKTKAMVEELLKNYENVCTLRVRMPITSDLTNPRNFITKITRYEKVVDIPNSMTVLDELLPISIEMAKRNLTGIYNFTNPGCISHNQILEMYRDYIDPKFTWKNFNLEEQAKVIIAPRSNNELDATKLKTEFPELLSIKDSLIKYVFEPNRKTPVKA from the exons ATGGGTTCCCAATCCAATGGGTCGTCGGCGAAGCCATTAAAGTTCTTGATCTATGGCAAAACCGGTTGGATCGGAGGTCTCTTGGGTAAGCTCTGTCAGTCTCAAGGTATCGATTATTCCTATGGTTCCGGCCGTCTCGAGTCGCGGGACACCCTGATCGCCGATGTCAACACCGTCAATCCGACACATGTCTTCAACGCTGCCGGCGTCACCGGAAGACCCAATGTTGACTGGTGCGAATCGCACAAGGTGGAGACTATCCGTGCTAATGTCGTCGGAACCCTAACACTTGCTGACGTATGCCGTGAAAAAGGGTTGATTTTGATCAACTATGCGACTGGTTGTATATTTGAGTATGATTCAAAGCATCCTCTGGGGTCTGGTATCGGGTTTAAGGAAGAGGATAGTGCGAATTTCGTTGGATCCTTTTACTCCAAGACCAAAGCTATG GTGGAGGAATTGCTCAAGAACTACGAAAATGTATGCACATTGCGTGTTAGAATGCCGATTACTTCCGATTTAACCAATCCACGAAACTTCATCACAAAAATCACTCGTTATGAAAAAGTGGTAGATATTCCAAACTCCATGACTGTTCTTGATGAGCTTCTTCCAATCTCCATAGAAATGGCAAAGAGGAACCTCACTGGGATCTACAACTTCACAAACCCTGGTTGCATTAGCCATAACCAGATCTTGGAGATGTATCGTGATTACATTGATCCAAAGTTTACATGGAAGAATTTCAATCTTGAGGAACAAGCTAAAGTGATCATTGCTCCAAGAAGCAACAATGAGCTTGATGCCACCAAGTTGAAGACCGAGTTTCCTGAGCTTTTGTCAATTAAAGATTCACTTATAAAGTATGTGTTTGAGCCAAATCGTAAGACCCCTGTGAAAGCTTGA